In Xenorhabdus nematophila ATCC 19061, one DNA window encodes the following:
- a CDS encoding cobalt-precorrin-6A reductase produces the protein MKRSPIHIFGGTSDARQICAMMDIAGIDYCLSVATLTGAQQAREIGGEIVIGRMESEEMAKYLQQRGTRVVIDASHPYAERLSQNIVSACQKLGIPLIRYVRPSDIDVVEHPLIHKVTTIEQACEAASGLGARILLTTGSKQLADYLMHLKGKTVLARVLPTAEVLAMCEACDLSVDQIFALKGPFSADFNRAFYQFCQAEVVITKESGEQGGFKEKIEPCLSLGLPCIVICRPSYPFTSEGITQVNGLEEMERFLTRKTWQG, from the coding sequence ATGAAACGGTCACCTATCCACATTTTCGGCGGTACGAGTGATGCCCGCCAAATCTGCGCGATGATGGACATTGCCGGCATAGATTATTGCTTGTCGGTGGCAACACTGACCGGAGCACAGCAGGCGAGGGAGATTGGCGGTGAAATTGTCATTGGCCGGATGGAATCAGAAGAGATGGCCAAGTACCTGCAACAGCGTGGAACAAGAGTTGTCATTGATGCCTCTCATCCTTATGCAGAACGATTGAGCCAGAATATTGTCAGCGCCTGCCAGAAGTTAGGCATTCCTCTTATTCGTTATGTCCGTCCCAGCGATATTGATGTGGTTGAACATCCCCTGATCCATAAAGTGACAACAATAGAGCAGGCGTGTGAAGCAGCCTCTGGCTTAGGTGCAAGAATCTTGCTGACCACAGGCAGTAAACAATTGGCCGATTACTTAATGCACTTAAAAGGAAAAACAGTACTGGCACGTGTATTGCCGACCGCCGAAGTGTTGGCGATGTGTGAAGCCTGTGATTTATCTGTCGATCAGATTTTTGCCCTGAAGGGTCCGTTCAGTGCTGATTTCAATCGGGCATTTTACCAATTTTGTCAGGCGGAGGTGGTGATCACGAAGGAATCCGGTGAGCAGGGGGGATTTAAAGAAAAAATTGAACCCTGTCTTTCCCTTGGGCTGCCCTGCATCGTGATTTGCCGCCCAAGTTATCCCTTTACCAGTGAAGGGATAACGCAGGTCAATGGATTGGAAGAGATGGAACGTTTTTTAACCCGAAAAACGTGGCAAGGATAA